A window of Carassius carassius chromosome 44, fCarCar2.1, whole genome shotgun sequence contains these coding sequences:
- the LOC132126765 gene encoding ataxin-7-like — MSERADDDVRGGQQQQQRRAARQLKQRGEASTAMATVAERRSLPSPEIMLGQPWNSWVDAVKLYGSDGKELEESLKECGKNREAMRLCRDDMPIFGQCPSQDDFYLVMCSHCSHVVKPQAFQAHYERRHSSSSKPPASYAAPTAFANSRSKGSLGGGVGFGSGSTLARPSVVNNSTPTKILKSTKEKLPHRKPHFPYRVPQEESPIPTVKGPEKGLEKVNWKVESSPKLPHVPTSSSTSSSSSSNTLSGLNFPSIPKASQVASGQIPNGKGHLLSQDKKQDSSSAISRRPLYKRQEREFNPDVHCGVMDMTARKPCTRSLTCKTHSISQRRAVLGRRQRFDTLLAEHKSKARDKELQFRLDPSHPAPPLRDPHPPPSRISQDLHPASHGNGTADATKPLPHSKPKPHNSGLPRLNSSNSHSGGDPAMAHDQAHHSHPAPVGTETSHLSSDEGENEEREEATEKLDCHYSGYHPRPAAFCTFGSRLYGRGCYAFDRRWDQVRCALTTMFDKHVNSQLWKKIPLAMENSATTVTTSHRTSTNSHSSSSSSMSAGFLSLSSPPPYDSKPVLSYGTTLNARSSPQASSTEQPAYSSTSRQVSASSPQMPSAHSSSLPSLGSNRPLKSRSGTKSFKAREPSSSLSNSVIKGSTNSSASISGSLSSGKKRKNSSLLTTHSTYTSDSFSSSSFKKNCAVNSGSLGSAYHTSFASTPSSSSSSSTLSSSHSGVYSVGVNCTPGRANSLSLKQDSTGRGPPSGSPAESIKRMSVVMNSSDSTLSLGPFVHQSSDHHADSRLEAKRRKGSPGSSSLNSTVSGAGAGGGQGPGRPKMAKSPSINNIHSKHARSIPGPPGLPNNSLIHQPKARP; from the exons ATGTCGGAAAGGGCCGATGATGACGTCAGGGGggggcagcagcagcagcagcgcagaGCGGCCAGGCAGCTGAAGCAGCGGGGAGAAGCCTCCACAGCAATGGCGACTGTTGCGGAGCGCAGATCCCTGCCTAGTCCTGAAATAATGCTGGGACAGCCTTGGAACAGCTGGGTCGATGCTGTGAAACTCTACGGGAGCGACG GTAAAGAATTGGAGGAAAGTTTGAAAGAGTGCGGGAAAAATCGCGAAGCCATGAGACTCTGCAGAGACG ACATGCCCATCTTTGGCCAATGTCCTTCCCAGGATGACTTCTACTTGGTCATGTGCAGCCACTGCAGTCATGTAGTCAAACCCCAAGCCTTCCAAGCACACTACG AGAGAAGACACAGCTCCAGCAGCAAGCCCCCAGCCAGCTATGCCGCCCCTACTGCGTTTGCAAACTCTCGAAGTAAGGGCAGCCTTGGGGGTGGAGTCGGGTTCGGGAGTGGTAGTACACTTGCACGCCCCTCCGTTGTAAACAACAGCACCCccactaaaatcttaaaatcaaccaAAGAGAAGCTGCCTCACCGGAAGCCTCACTTCCCCTATAGGGTGCCTCAAGAAgagag CCCAATCCCTACAGTCAAAGGTCCAGAGAAAGGTCTTGAGAAGGTCAATTGGAAGGTGGAATCTTCACCCAAACTCCCCCACGTGCCCACCTCTTCTTccacttcctcctcctcttcctccaataCTTTGTCAGGCCTTAACTTCCCCTCCATACCAAAGGCTTCACAGGTGGCCTCTGGTCAGATTCCCAATGGAAAGGGCCACCTCTTGTCCCAAGACAAGAAACAGGACAGCAGCAGTGCCATTAGCAGAAGACCCTTGTACAAGAGACAAG AGCGAGAGTTTAATCCAGATGTCCATTGTGGGGTTATGGATATGACAGCACGTAAGCCATGCACAAGATCCTTAACATGCAAG ACACATTCCATAAGCCAGAGGAGGGCGGTGCTCGGGCGACGGCAACGCTTTGACACGCTTCTCGCTGAGCACAAGAGCAAAGCACGTGACAAGGAGCTGCAGTTCAGGTTGGACCCTTCACACCCAGCACCCCCTCTCAGGGACCCTCACCCTCCCCCCTCCCGCATCTCACAAGACCTTCACCCGGCCTCCCATGGCAATGGCACTGCCGATGCCACTAAGCCTTTGCCCCACAGCAAACCCAAACCTCATAATTCAGGGCTTCCACG ACTCAACAGCAGTAACTCTCATAGTGGAGGAGACCCAGCCATGGCCCATGACCAGGCCCACCATTCTCACCCAGCCCCTGTTGGCACAGAGACCAGCCACCTCTCCAGTGATGAGGGGGAGAACGAGGAGAGAGAGGAGGCCACAGAGAAACTGGACTGCCATTATTCAGGTTACCACCCACGACCAGCTGCT TTCTGCACTTTTGGAAGTCGATTGTACGGTAGAGGTTGTTACGCGTTCGACCGACGCTGGGATCAAGTACGTTGCGCTCTCACCACCATGTTTGACAAGCATGTCAACTCACAATTGTGGAA GAAAATCCCTCTGGCGATGGAGAACTCAGCAACAACAGTGACAACATCTCACCGGACAAGCACAAACTCCCattcttcctcatcctcctccatgTCTGCAGGGTTTCTCAGCTTGTCCTCACCACCGCCTTATGACAGCAAGCCAGTCCTGTCATATGGCACCACCCTGAACGCCCGCTCTTCTCCACAAGCCTCCTCCACTGAGCAGCCCGCCTACAGTAGCACTTCTAGACAAGTGTCAGCCTCATCACCCCAGATGCCTTCAGCCCACTCGTCCTCGCTACCCTCATTGGGCTCCAACAGACCCCTTAAATCCCGATCTGGTACAAAGTCCTTTAAGGCTCGGGAGCCATCCTCCAGCCTAAGTAACTCTGTCATCAAGGGCAGTACCAACAGCAGTGCTAGCATCAGCGGTAGTCTCAGTTCAGGCAAGAAGCGGAAAAATAGTTCCCTGCTTACCACCCATAGCACTTACACCTCTGACTCTTTCTCATCCTCATCATTTAAGAAGAACTGTGCGGTAAACTCGGGCAGCCTTGGCAGTGCCTACCACACATCGTTTGCCTCCACCccctcttcatcttcatcatcatcaacgTTGTCATCATCCCACAGCGGGGTTTACAGCGTGGGGGTAAATTGCACCCCAGGCAGGGCCAACTCTTTGAGCTTGAAGCAGGATTCGACAGGACGTGGCCCTCCCTCAGGCAGTCCAGCTGAGTCCATTAAACGCATGAGCGTAGTGATGAACAGCAGTGACTCCACCCTCTCCCTCGGGCCATTTGTTCACCAGAGCAGCGATCATCATGCAGATTCACGTCTGGAAGCCAAAAGGAGGAAGGGCTCACCTGGCTCTAGTAGCCTCAACAGCACAG TGTCTGGAGCAGGAGCGGGAGGAGGACAAGGTCCTGGCAGGCCCAAAATGGCCAAGTCTCCATCAATCAACAACATCCACAGCAAGCACGCTCGCTCTATACCTGGACCTCCAGGGCTCCCTAACAATTCACTCATACATCAG CCAAAGGCTCGTCCCTGA
- the LOC132126159 gene encoding THO complex subunit 7 homolog, translated as MGSITDDEVIRKRLLIDGDGAGDDRRINVLMKSFTKWCHSNFSPEEGFSQYQRMLTSLAQCEFSMGKTLLVYDMNLKEMENYEAIYVDIEKSITSAHEKIAECKKEIQRAKRIRKNRQEYDALARVIKQHPDRHETLKQLEALDKELQQLSHIKENVEDKLELRKKQFHVLLTTIQELQQTLENDEKMESDDTQESSMENGD; from the exons ATGGGTAGCATCACTGATG ATGAGGTAATTCGGAAGCGTCTTCTTATTGATGGAGATGGAGCTGGAGACGATAGGCGGATTAATGTGCTCATGAAGAGCTTTACTAAATGGTGTCATTCCAATTTCTCACCAGAGGAAGG GTTCTCACAGTATCAGAGGATGTTGACATCTTTGGCTCAGTGTGAATTCTCCATGGGGAAAACCCTGCTTGTGTATGACATGAACCTGAAAGAAATGGAGAATTATGAAGCAATCTATGTAGATATCG AGAAAAGTATAacttcagctcatgaaaaaattGCAGAGTGCAAAAAGGAGATCCAGAGAGCTAAAAGGATACGAAAAAACCGCCAAG AGTATGATGCTTTGGCCAGAGTTATCAAGCAACATCCAGACAGACATGAGACCTTAAA GCAGCTTGAGGCTTTAGACAAAGAGCTTCAGCAGCTGTCACACATCAAAGAAAATGTGGAGGACAAG TTGGAACTTCGTAAGAAACAGTTCCACGTCCTTCTCACCACCATTCAGGAACTTCAGCAGACTTTGGAGA ATGATGAGAAGATGGAAAGTGATGATACCCAGGAGAGCTCGATGGAAAATGGGGACTAG